In one window of Armatimonadota bacterium DNA:
- a CDS encoding PmoA family protein — MRYVGIVTAVAAALLAVSGAVPALGGAVEHELTVAAGDTAYAEAPVWVPVKAPSAVKSARLREVDGPPVPCQLVRSGANAWVVFVLRDLGPATTRHYTLTLSDESPAQRSRGVAVEPEGDAVTVTVDGDLFTSYRFADAPKPYCYPVIGPGGLPLTRNYPMKDVPGEAQDHAHHRSFWFTFGEVNGHDFWTEGEGRGRIVHREFELLESGPVVGIIRARNDWVAADGAKVCEDVRELRVYRTRNGRLLDFAVTIIPVGEPVHFGDTKEGMFAFRVASSMEVPRGAGRIVNSEGQVNGEAWGKRAAWCDYSGPVDGRTVGIAILDHPDNFRHPTYWHVREYGLFAANPFGLRYYLGPEKADEGLRVMPGTTLTFRYRVWLHDGAAPEADVAAVYAEYAHPLQVTVR, encoded by the coding sequence ATGAGATACGTCGGTATCGTTACCGCTGTCGCCGCCGCGCTGCTGGCAGTCAGCGGCGCTGTCCCCGCGCTCGGCGGCGCCGTGGAGCACGAACTGACCGTCGCCGCCGGCGACACGGCGTACGCGGAGGCGCCTGTCTGGGTGCCGGTCAAGGCGCCGAGCGCCGTCAAATCGGCGCGGCTGCGCGAGGTGGACGGGCCGCCCGTGCCGTGTCAACTCGTGCGCAGCGGCGCGAACGCCTGGGTGGTGTTTGTCCTACGCGACCTAGGACCTGCCACAACACGGCACTACACGCTGACCTTGAGCGACGAGTCGCCAGCGCAGCGCAGCCGGGGCGTCGCGGTCGAACCGGAGGGCGATGCGGTTACCGTGACCGTTGACGGCGATCTCTTCACGAGCTATCGCTTCGCGGATGCTCCCAAGCCGTACTGCTACCCCGTCATCGGCCCCGGCGGCCTGCCGCTGACCCGCAACTACCCAATGAAGGACGTGCCCGGGGAAGCGCAGGACCATGCGCATCATCGCTCCTTCTGGTTCACGTTCGGCGAAGTGAACGGCCACGATTTCTGGACCGAGGGCGAGGGGCGAGGCCGCATCGTCCACCGCGAGTTCGAGCTGCTCGAGAGCGGCCCGGTCGTCGGCATCATCCGCGCGCGCAATGACTGGGTAGCGGCGGATGGCGCGAAGGTATGCGAGGACGTGCGTGAGCTGCGAGTGTACCGTACGCGCAACGGCCGGCTGCTCGATTTTGCCGTGACCATCATCCCCGTCGGCGAGCCCGTGCACTTCGGTGACACCAAGGAGGGCATGTTTGCCTTCCGCGTCGCGTCCTCGATGGAGGTGCCCCGCGGAGCCGGGCGGATCGTCAACTCCGAAGGGCAAGTGAATGGCGAGGCCTGGGGCAAGCGCGCGGCATGGTGCGACTACTCCGGCCCGGTGGACGGGCGGACCGTCGGAATCGCGATTCTCGACCATCCCGACAACTTCCGCCATCCAACGTACTGGCACGTGCGGGAGTACGGGTTGTTCGCGGCAAACCCGTTCGGGCTGCGCTACTATCTCGGCCCGGAGAAGGCGGACGAAGGCTTGCGGGTGATGCCGGGCACGACGTTGACGTTCCGTTACCGCGTGTGGCTGCACGACGGCGCTGCGCCCGAAGCGGACGTCGCCGCGGTGTACGCGGAGTACGCGCATCCGCTGCAGGTGACGGTGCGCTGA
- a CDS encoding alpha-L-fucosidase gives MAKRKQDAERMKWWSDARFGMFIHWGVYAIPARGEWVMHNEKIPAEEYAPLADKFNPKRYDPQEWVALAKEAGMKYMVLTSRHHDGFSLFDSKVSDFTAPKTAAGRDLIREYVDACHNARMKVGFYYSLLDWRYQPYWDGPEKDPEGWADFLQYVHAQVRELMTNYGKIDILWYDGGWPHDANAWQSKRVNAMVRRLQPHIIINNRSQLPEDFGTPEQKIEASQRPWESCMTMNDNWGYVPGNNRYKRTDQLIQNLVRCVSGGGNYLLNVGPKRDGTFPVMAQIRLKQIGRWMKANGQSVYGCGPAPFADEAVGLTTAKGNTVYLHLFRWPGESVSVAGVTVPVTSAKVLATGQRVSVKQDGDQLMLSDLPRRAPDVWDSVIAIRLRQ, from the coding sequence ATGGCCAAGCGGAAGCAGGATGCCGAGCGCATGAAATGGTGGAGCGACGCGCGATTCGGGATGTTCATCCACTGGGGCGTGTACGCCATCCCCGCGCGCGGCGAATGGGTCATGCACAACGAGAAGATCCCCGCCGAGGAGTACGCGCCTCTCGCCGACAAGTTCAACCCGAAGCGGTATGACCCGCAGGAATGGGTTGCCTTGGCGAAGGAAGCGGGCATGAAATACATGGTGCTCACCTCGCGGCACCACGACGGCTTCAGTCTGTTCGACAGTAAGGTCTCGGACTTCACCGCACCGAAGACGGCCGCGGGGCGGGACCTGATTCGCGAGTACGTGGACGCGTGCCACAATGCGCGCATGAAAGTCGGGTTCTACTACTCGCTGCTCGACTGGCGGTATCAGCCCTACTGGGACGGGCCGGAGAAGGATCCGGAGGGTTGGGCCGACTTCCTGCAGTACGTGCACGCGCAGGTGCGCGAGCTGATGACGAACTACGGGAAGATAGACATCCTGTGGTATGATGGCGGGTGGCCGCATGATGCGAACGCGTGGCAGTCGAAGAGAGTCAACGCGATGGTGCGGCGGCTGCAACCGCACATCATCATTAACAACCGGTCGCAGCTTCCCGAGGACTTCGGCACGCCGGAGCAGAAGATTGAGGCATCCCAGCGCCCCTGGGAATCGTGCATGACGATGAACGACAACTGGGGCTATGTGCCGGGGAACAACCGGTACAAGCGCACCGACCAACTCATTCAGAACCTGGTGCGCTGCGTAAGCGGCGGCGGCAACTACCTGCTCAACGTGGGGCCGAAGCGGGACGGCACGTTCCCGGTGATGGCGCAGATTCGCCTGAAGCAGATCGGTCGCTGGATGAAGGCCAACGGCCAATCCGTCTACGGCTGCGGGCCGGCGCCGTTCGCCGATGAAGCCGTCGGCCTGACCACGGCGAAGGGCAATACGGTCTATCTCCATCTCTTCCGGTGGCCGGGGGAGAGCGTGTCCGTCGCGGGGGTGACGGTGCCCGTGACGTCAGCGAAGGTGCTCGCGACCGGTCAGCGCGTGAGCGTGAAGCAAGACGGCGACCAGCTGATGCTGAGCGACCTGCCCCGGCGGGCACCCGACGTGTGGGATAGTGTCATCGCTATTCGGCTCAGGCAATAG
- a CDS encoding prepilin-type N-terminal cleavage/methylation domain-containing protein, whose protein sequence is MRRSRGFTLIELLVVIAIIAILAAILFPVFARAREAARKATCISNLKQISLAAIMYAQDYDEVLPAACSYGGCSAHPIDPANQYVTDFTGLGTLDFWQLADVLTPYIKSLDLFNCPTLSRRSPSWIIRTVVLTSGPAVGVRKVGVTDGGNGAGTYTWGCAHFDPAAGSCSSQNYNTGQIWDVLELLGFVSTSQYNNPQEFWPCANAIGNFDDPVWKPMDFCSSFGGHEGYSEDYSDAHVVPVELGGTPPTMPVAMPVGFVDGHVKYMRLGFYEMLAILAMPNEVQ, encoded by the coding sequence ATGCGAAGAAGCCGCGGTTTCACCCTGATTGAACTCCTGGTGGTGATTGCGATCATCGCCATCCTCGCTGCGATCCTGTTCCCGGTATTCGCCCGAGCGCGGGAGGCGGCACGGAAGGCGACCTGTATCTCGAACCTCAAGCAGATCAGCCTCGCGGCGATCATGTACGCACAGGACTATGACGAAGTGCTGCCGGCAGCGTGCTCCTACGGCGGGTGCAGCGCACACCCCATAGATCCTGCGAACCAGTATGTGACGGACTTTACCGGCCTCGGAACACTTGACTTCTGGCAGTTGGCCGACGTCCTCACTCCCTACATTAAGAGTCTGGATCTCTTCAACTGTCCGACGCTCAGTCGCCGCTCGCCGTCATGGATCATCCGCACCGTTGTTCTGACCTCCGGGCCGGCGGTCGGCGTGCGGAAGGTCGGAGTCACAGACGGCGGGAACGGCGCCGGCACCTACACCTGGGGATGCGCCCACTTCGATCCCGCAGCGGGATCGTGCTCGAGTCAGAACTACAACACCGGCCAGATCTGGGATGTCTTGGAGCTCCTGGGCTTTGTCAGCACGAGCCAGTACAACAACCCGCAGGAGTTCTGGCCTTGCGCCAATGCGATCGGCAACTTCGATGACCCGGTGTGGAAGCCGATGGACTTCTGCAGCAGCTTCGGCGGCCACGAGGGGTACTCCGAGGACTACAGTGACGCCCACGTCGTACCGGTCGAGTTGGGCGGCACGCCACCGACCATGCCCGTCGCGATGCCGGTCGGATTCGTTGACGGCCACGTCAAGTACATGCGGCTCGGCTTCTATGAGATGCTCGCCATACTGGCGATGCCGAACGAGGTCCAGTAG
- a CDS encoding alpha-L-fucosidase, which produces MHIRCAGLVAACLVASLFITGAAATPKLSDATIEPAIAWVGDHVVVSVSVEDSVNEVAAVEAIVVEYPGYKFPLNDGGEGDDALAGDGIWSGGTDVPPEALLPGTYHIALWPRDAAGKAFRSEDEHATYLRATLTLTLQPPEPAASRGPSLREAQIRPARIRIGDHVVATVAVDDSANQVAAVEAVVVEYPDVTFPLTDAGENGDRLAGDDVWTFALDVDALPGTYHIDFVARNAAGDVLQIDGQPVKATAVLEITSSETPTTEQAQAAAERMSWWTDARFGMFIHWGVYAVPARGEWIMNDAQIPADEYARFADEFRPTRYDPAQWIAFAKEAGMKYVVLTTRHHDGFSLFDSGVSGFTAPKTAAGRDLIREYVQACRAAGMKVGFYYSLLDWRYQPYWDGPEKDPEGWAAFREYVHAQVRELMTNYGKIDILWYDGGWPYGPLAWQSRELNAMVRQLQPHIIINNRSMLPEDFDTPEQKIEPAARPWESCMTMNDAWGYVPSNPRYKRTDELIWNLVRCVSWGGNYLLNVGPKADGTFPLLARIRLGQIGRWMKANGESVHSCGPAPFAAEAVGLTTAKGDTVYLHLFRWPGEEVSVAGVDAGVASAKVLATGAPVGVRQDGDRLILSGLPPRAPDPWDSVIAITVTR; this is translated from the coding sequence ATGCACATCCGCTGTGCTGGACTGGTTGCGGCTTGCCTGGTGGCGAGTCTCTTCATCACCGGCGCGGCTGCGACGCCCAAGCTCAGCGATGCCACGATAGAACCGGCAATCGCATGGGTGGGCGATCACGTCGTTGTGTCCGTGTCCGTTGAGGACTCGGTGAACGAAGTCGCCGCAGTCGAAGCCATCGTCGTCGAGTATCCAGGCTACAAGTTTCCGCTCAATGACGGAGGCGAAGGCGACGATGCGCTCGCGGGAGATGGGATCTGGTCGGGCGGCACGGACGTGCCCCCCGAGGCCCTCCTCCCGGGCACCTATCACATCGCCCTGTGGCCGCGCGATGCGGCGGGCAAGGCCTTCAGATCAGAGGACGAACACGCCACGTACCTGAGAGCGACTCTAACGCTGACGCTCCAGCCGCCCGAACCGGCCGCCTCGCGCGGCCCGAGCCTGCGGGAGGCACAGATCCGCCCGGCGCGAATCCGCATCGGGGATCACGTCGTGGCGACCGTGGCCGTGGATGACTCGGCAAACCAAGTCGCCGCCGTCGAGGCAGTGGTCGTCGAGTATCCCGACGTCACGTTCCCGCTCACCGATGCGGGGGAAAACGGCGACCGCCTCGCCGGCGACGACGTGTGGACGTTTGCCCTGGATGTGGATGCGCTCCCGGGCACTTATCATATCGACTTCGTCGCGCGCAACGCCGCGGGTGACGTCCTGCAGATTGACGGGCAGCCGGTGAAGGCGACGGCCGTCCTTGAGATCACGTCATCTGAAACACCCACCACCGAGCAAGCGCAAGCTGCTGCGGAGCGCATGAGTTGGTGGACCGACGCGCGCTTTGGCATGTTCATCCACTGGGGGGTGTACGCAGTCCCCGCGCGCGGCGAGTGGATCATGAACGACGCACAGATCCCGGCTGACGAATACGCCCGTTTCGCGGACGAGTTCAGGCCGACGCGTTATGACCCGGCCCAATGGATCGCCTTCGCCAAGGAAGCCGGGATGAAGTACGTGGTGCTGACTACCCGGCATCACGACGGATTCAGTCTCTTCGACAGTGGCGTTTCGGGGTTCACCGCCCCGAAAACGGCCGCGGGGCGTGACCTGATTCGCGAGTACGTGCAGGCATGCCGCGCGGCGGGGATGAAGGTGGGCTTCTACTACTCCTTGCTCGATTGGCGGTACCAGCCGTATTGGGACGGGCCCGAGAAGGACCCGGAGGGCTGGGCCGCGTTCCGGGAGTACGTGCACGCCCAGGTGCGCGAACTGATGACGAACTACGGGAAGATAGACATCCTGTGGTATGACGGCGGCTGGCCGTACGGGCCTCTTGCATGGCAGTCGCGCGAACTCAATGCGATGGTGCGACAGCTGCAGCCCCATATCATCATCAACAACCGCTCCATGCTTCCCGAGGACTTCGATACGCCGGAGCAAAAGATCGAGCCTGCCGCTCGACCATGGGAATCGTGCATGACGATGAACGACGCCTGGGGCTACGTTCCGAGCAACCCCAGGTACAAACGCACCGACGAACTCATCTGGAACCTGGTGCGCTGTGTCAGCTGGGGCGGGAACTACCTTCTCAACGTCGGCCCAAAAGCGGACGGTACGTTTCCGCTGCTGGCCCGGATTCGCCTCGGCCAGATCGGCCGTTGGATGAAGGCAAATGGCGAGTCTGTGCACAGTTGCGGGCCGGCGCCGTTCGCCGCTGAGGCGGTCGGGCTCACGACGGCGAAGGGCGATACCGTCTATCTCCACCTCTTCCGCTGGCCTGGTGAGGAGGTGTCCGTCGCGGGGGTGGACGCAGGGGTAGCATCGGCGAAGGTGCTGGCGACGGGCGCGCCCGTAGGTGTCAGACAGGATGGCGACCGGCTCATCTTGAGCGGACTGCCGCCCCGCGCGCCCGACCCGTGGGACAGCGTAATCGCTATCACCGTCACGCGCTAG
- a CDS encoding cellulase family glycosylhydrolase, which yields MITRYMQFPPGGFPVLLLSILFLALAVTGAGAQSSTGFVRTQGPWLMDGHGRVLMLHGVNLGSKTPPFLPWATRDEVMVLREWGFNSVRYYITWEAVEPQPGEYDDAFLDKLAERLDWCREAGLRVILDMHQDLYARDYLGGDGAPAWARLDDGLAHEAPEGAWFTGYWSPAVQRAFDNFWANKPGPGGVGIQDRFAAMWQHVARRFRDDTNIMGYDILNEPSYGEDLNGVMAAIATGAVKELGPEAAAAVANLDFAAISQMIQALLKKDAAVRVLDYASPLNQKAEQAKLQPFYDRVTAAIRAVDPHHVIFFDPAFGDLSGTRLLTGLEAPKDAAGRPFANVVFAPHSYDFSTDYLFPYVREEAGLRESLGRAKSAGDRMGVPTWFGEWGTWPPQSERPDGRLLTVDHMDACDEMLCGWAYWAYWGPTFKDFSLLPLLTRPYPEVIAGIPQRIWSTDDGVEVRFAPLPQGGETVIWASPSYHAEVNVRFDGEGAARRRRDSDGRIRVTCSAGADACTIAVSLLRAGQAVQRRSRM from the coding sequence ATGATCACGAGATATATGCAGTTTCCGCCAGGCGGGTTCCCAGTGCTTCTTCTCAGCATTCTGTTCCTTGCGTTGGCTGTGACCGGCGCCGGCGCGCAATCGAGCACGGGATTCGTGCGCACGCAGGGCCCCTGGCTCATGGATGGGCACGGGCGTGTGCTTATGTTGCACGGAGTCAATCTCGGCAGCAAGACGCCGCCTTTCCTGCCGTGGGCAACTAGAGATGAAGTGATGGTGCTCCGGGAGTGGGGCTTCAACAGTGTCCGCTACTACATCACGTGGGAGGCCGTGGAACCGCAGCCCGGCGAGTACGATGACGCGTTCCTCGACAAGCTCGCGGAGCGTCTGGACTGGTGTCGTGAAGCGGGGCTGCGGGTCATCCTTGACATGCACCAGGACCTCTACGCTCGCGATTACCTCGGCGGTGACGGCGCGCCCGCGTGGGCTCGCCTGGACGACGGTCTGGCGCACGAGGCGCCGGAGGGCGCGTGGTTCACGGGCTACTGGTCACCGGCGGTGCAGCGGGCTTTTGACAACTTCTGGGCCAATAAGCCCGGCCCGGGAGGCGTTGGCATCCAGGACCGGTTCGCCGCAATGTGGCAGCACGTGGCGCGCCGTTTCCGCGATGACACCAATATCATGGGCTACGACATCCTGAACGAGCCGTCCTACGGCGAGGACTTGAACGGCGTCATGGCGGCGATCGCGACGGGCGCGGTGAAGGAACTCGGCCCGGAGGCGGCCGCGGCTGTGGCGAATCTCGACTTCGCCGCCATATCTCAAATGATCCAGGCGCTGCTAAAGAAGGACGCCGCGGTTCGTGTGTTGGATTATGCCAGCCCGCTCAATCAGAAGGCGGAGCAGGCGAAGCTTCAGCCGTTCTACGACCGGGTAACTGCCGCCATCCGGGCCGTGGATCCTCACCACGTCATCTTCTTCGATCCCGCGTTCGGGGATCTGTCGGGCACGCGACTGTTGACCGGCCTCGAAGCGCCCAAGGATGCGGCCGGGCGGCCCTTCGCCAACGTCGTCTTTGCCCCGCATTCCTACGACTTCTCGACTGACTACCTGTTCCCGTACGTTCGGGAAGAGGCCGGCCTTCGCGAGTCCCTGGGCCGCGCGAAATCCGCGGGCGACCGCATGGGCGTGCCCACCTGGTTTGGCGAATGGGGAACCTGGCCGCCGCAGTCCGAACGCCCCGACGGGCGGCTTCTGACCGTGGACCACATGGATGCCTGCGACGAGATGCTGTGCGGCTGGGCCTACTGGGCGTACTGGGGGCCGACGTTCAAGGACTTCAGTCTTCTGCCGCTGCTCACGCGGCCGTATCCGGAGGTTATCGCGGGTATCCCGCAGCGTATCTGGAGCACTGATGACGGCGTCGAGGTGCGGTTCGCCCCGCTGCCCCAGGGCGGCGAGACCGTGATCTGGGCGTCGCCGAGCTATCATGCCGAGGTCAACGTGCGCTTCGACGGCGAAGGAGCGGCGCGCCGCCGGCGCGACAGCGACGGGCGCATTCGCGTGACCTGCTCCGCCGGCGCGGATGCATGCACGATAGCCGTTTCCCTGCTCCGAGCAGGGCAGGCCGTGCAGCGACGAAGCAGGATGTGA
- a CDS encoding DUF169 domain-containing protein, with protein sequence MDWQAWGARLKDVLELRASPVAISYTDKSPEQPGKRKCSVCGLLRDVAAGETFILTAETSRCPGGSQYLGLQAQHPERARSLREFLINGEKLFACPAAILRAGAMSEAKPPFGTAEYVVFAPLEKAPLPPDVTVFLCNGWQSGRLINLAYYLDGAPMHCDPTGSLCRAAVTYPLVTGRVNVTFGDVTARRMEKFPEDVVFVSVPYVALRSVVESIDRCGAGTGKLEIPEEFRRETEQAGGATEL encoded by the coding sequence ATGGACTGGCAAGCATGGGGCGCCAGGCTGAAGGACGTGCTCGAGTTGAGGGCTAGCCCGGTCGCGATTAGCTACACGGATAAGTCTCCAGAACAACCGGGGAAGCGCAAGTGCAGTGTGTGCGGCCTGCTGAGAGACGTTGCGGCAGGCGAGACATTTATCCTGACCGCGGAGACTTCGCGCTGCCCGGGCGGGTCGCAATATCTCGGCCTGCAAGCGCAGCATCCCGAGCGCGCGCGGTCGCTGCGCGAATTCCTTATCAACGGCGAGAAGCTGTTCGCGTGCCCGGCGGCTATTCTGCGCGCCGGCGCGATGTCGGAAGCGAAACCGCCGTTCGGGACGGCTGAGTACGTCGTCTTCGCGCCGCTGGAGAAAGCGCCGCTGCCGCCCGATGTCACGGTATTCCTGTGCAACGGCTGGCAGAGCGGGCGGCTGATCAACCTGGCGTACTACCTCGACGGCGCGCCGATGCACTGCGATCCCACCGGCTCTCTATGCCGCGCGGCGGTGACCTATCCGCTAGTCACCGGTCGCGTCAACGTGACATTCGGTGACGTCACCGCGCGCCGCATGGAGAAGTTCCCCGAGGACGTAGTCTTCGTCAGCGTGCCGTACGTCGCGCTGCGCAGCGTGGTGGAGAGCATTGACCGCTGCGGCGCCGGCACGGGAAAGCTGGAGATCCCCGAGGAGTTCCGCCGCGAGACCGAACAGGCCGGGGGCGCGACGGAACTGTGA